A window of the Rhizobium brockwellii genome harbors these coding sequences:
- a CDS encoding glycosyltransferase family 2 protein: MKKSARSDVTVAVVIPAYNAERTLAETISSVRNQTHHALDIVVVDDGSKDDTLAIAQEIVKIDPRVRVLKQRNSGVAAARNAGWRSTHADLVAFLDADDLWSPDKIERQLVALETGGPQVGLVYTWYAMIDHKNYVIYRSNEISVEGDVLDDVLAKNFIGNGSSPLVRRNVLDATGGFDSSLKQREAQGCEDYLFYCLAAELSHFVVVPDHLVGYRQTPDNMSANLTRMLRSWILVADEMLKRHPEKGFAIRAGLRRCGRWLAQRAVEQGQYRALIGLVATMSRHDKPIAAEMLVVDARSKAMKNFKKKARSWLKREPYFSPNPNHRFALGTKYDAGWTVDPPVLVSAK, translated from the coding sequence TTGAAGAAATCGGCAAGAAGTGACGTAACTGTTGCTGTTGTAATCCCTGCCTACAACGCGGAACGAACCCTGGCTGAAACAATCAGCAGCGTTCGCAATCAAACGCATCATGCGCTGGATATCGTCGTGGTGGATGACGGTTCTAAGGACGATACCTTGGCTATTGCGCAAGAAATCGTTAAAATTGATCCGCGCGTGCGGGTATTGAAGCAGAGGAATTCCGGCGTCGCTGCTGCTCGAAATGCGGGTTGGCGCTCTACCCATGCCGACCTAGTGGCATTCCTGGATGCTGATGACCTTTGGTCACCTGATAAAATTGAGCGACAATTGGTGGCATTGGAGACAGGCGGCCCGCAAGTCGGGCTGGTCTACACTTGGTATGCGATGATCGACCACAAGAATTACGTCATTTACCGGAGCAATGAGATTTCCGTCGAGGGAGATGTGCTCGACGACGTACTTGCCAAAAACTTCATTGGAAATGGAAGCTCGCCACTCGTACGGCGGAATGTCCTCGACGCGACGGGAGGATTTGACTCCTCACTCAAACAGCGCGAGGCGCAGGGATGTGAAGATTACCTCTTCTACTGCCTGGCCGCTGAACTCTCGCATTTTGTGGTGGTGCCGGATCATCTTGTCGGCTATCGCCAAACCCCCGACAACATGTCAGCCAACCTGACGCGAATGCTTCGGTCCTGGATTCTGGTCGCGGATGAAATGCTAAAGAGACACCCGGAAAAGGGTTTTGCAATCCGGGCCGGCCTACGCCGCTGTGGCCGGTGGCTCGCCCAGAGGGCGGTTGAACAAGGCCAATACCGCGCGCTAATCGGACTTGTGGCTACCATGTCCCGACATGACAAGCCAATTGCCGCCGAGATGCTCGTGGTCGACGCGAGATCAAAGGCAATGAAGAACTTCAAAAAAAAGGCCCGATCATGGCTGAAGCGGGAACCATATTTCTCTCCAAATCCCAATCATCGCTTTGCTCTGGGAACAAAATACGATGCCGGTTGGACGGTGGACCCCCCCGTTCTTGTCTCAGCCAAATAG
- a CDS encoding peptide antibiotic resistance protein, which translates to MLHLQTFGDLRLIETNGDPVRYPIKGLLMMAHLYAGASHELSRYELAQFLWNDVEPELARLNLRKLLSRIRETDGGRAELPFDFTATTVRLNTQVVSSDLDIFRAGGSPLERLNAIAELTQRGFIGNIKPATKLIDAWIRAQRDAQALQLRQALLDALPDAQKPGATRSISGAALQILERDPNDEQVRALLHLLSGGSSLSERLPTGDGHARVQVKRSEAGGEATADIERMSPAPLILPRLVLLPPTSKHADAGLALANALIEDVTIELCALRNISIVAPHTAGQIRRDSEKAAVVARHSIAYLLDTRFSEEGLFAQLVYFPTDEIIWANRFTMTPDILPRQRRLIAQQLTMSVARELAENEEERLRFEANPEAYHAYLVGSSLMSKLTLPHIRRARKAFKQSLSHKADFSPSFTGLARTFTSEWLVTAQGNNELLHLAEQNALRAIERDPASAAGHRELGVTKLYLGDVDASVAALDLAEQLSPHFADVIYSHADTLVHASRPGDALAKIRRAISLNPIAPDAYLWCAAGASFFLEQYEEAIAYVEAMKDKAPAHRIAAASCAMIGDRKRALFHRQRAESINPVFDVEKWLAIVPFKENWQKELYREGLLKAGF; encoded by the coding sequence GTGCTTCATCTGCAGACATTTGGCGATCTGCGGTTGATCGAGACGAATGGCGACCCGGTTCGCTATCCGATCAAGGGCCTGTTGATGATGGCCCATCTCTATGCCGGCGCGAGCCATGAACTCAGCCGGTACGAATTGGCCCAGTTTCTGTGGAATGATGTCGAACCAGAGCTGGCGCGGCTCAATCTGCGCAAACTGCTTTCCCGCATCCGCGAGACAGACGGCGGGCGCGCCGAATTGCCCTTCGATTTCACCGCCACCACGGTTCGTCTCAACACCCAGGTAGTTTCCAGCGATCTGGATATTTTTCGCGCCGGCGGTTCGCCGCTGGAGCGGCTGAACGCGATCGCCGAACTAACCCAGCGCGGGTTCATCGGAAATATCAAACCAGCGACAAAGCTGATAGACGCCTGGATCAGGGCGCAACGGGACGCTCAGGCGCTGCAATTGCGGCAGGCACTGCTGGACGCGTTGCCGGATGCGCAAAAGCCCGGCGCTACACGCTCCATTTCCGGCGCCGCTCTGCAGATCCTCGAACGGGATCCGAATGACGAGCAGGTCAGAGCCTTGCTGCACCTGTTATCCGGCGGTTCGTCCCTCAGCGAAAGATTGCCGACCGGTGACGGCCATGCCAGGGTACAGGTGAAGCGTTCCGAGGCCGGCGGTGAGGCAACTGCCGACATCGAACGCATGTCGCCAGCGCCGCTGATCCTGCCTCGACTGGTGCTGCTTCCCCCGACATCGAAACATGCCGATGCCGGGCTTGCGCTTGCCAATGCCCTGATCGAAGACGTCACGATCGAACTCTGCGCGCTCAGAAACATTTCCATCGTGGCGCCCCATACGGCCGGCCAGATCCGCCGCGATTCCGAGAAGGCTGCTGTGGTCGCCCGTCACTCGATCGCCTATCTTCTGGATACGCGGTTTTCCGAAGAGGGATTATTCGCCCAGCTGGTTTATTTTCCCACGGACGAGATCATCTGGGCCAATCGCTTTACGATGACGCCCGATATATTGCCGCGTCAGAGACGGCTGATCGCGCAGCAGTTGACCATGTCGGTGGCCCGCGAGCTGGCCGAAAACGAGGAAGAGCGCTTACGCTTCGAAGCCAATCCGGAGGCCTATCACGCCTATCTGGTCGGCTCGAGCCTGATGAGCAAATTGACATTGCCGCATATCCGCCGGGCACGAAAAGCTTTCAAGCAGTCGCTTTCGCATAAGGCGGATTTCTCTCCGTCATTTACCGGGCTGGCGAGGACCTTCACCAGCGAGTGGCTCGTGACGGCGCAGGGAAACAATGAGCTGCTGCATCTGGCGGAGCAGAACGCGCTTCGGGCCATCGAGCGGGATCCGGCATCGGCGGCGGGCCATCGCGAGCTTGGCGTCACCAAACTCTATCTCGGCGATGTCGATGCCAGTGTCGCCGCACTTGATCTGGCGGAACAACTCAGCCCGCATTTTGCCGATGTCATCTATAGCCATGCCGACACGCTCGTGCATGCATCCCGCCCTGGCGACGCGCTCGCCAAGATCAGAAGAGCGATTTCGCTCAATCCGATCGCGCCTGACGCCTACCTCTGGTGCGCTGCGGGAGCGAGCTTCTTCCTGGAACAGTATGAGGAGGCTATCGCCTATGTCGAGGCGATGAAAGACAAAGCGCCGGCCCATCGCATCGCTGCGGCCAGTTGCGCAATGATCGGCGATCGAAAACGGGCGCTATTCCATCGGCAACGGGCCGAAAGCATCAACCCGGTCTTCGACGTCGAGAAGTGGCTCGCCATCGTTCCCTTCAAGGAAAATTGGCAAAAAGAGCTTTATCGCGAGGGCCTGCTGAAGGCCGGTTTTTAA
- a CDS encoding YcaO-like family protein — translation MSPRETLSRVEPLLAGFGITRVARHTGLDDIGIPVWSAYAPNSRSIVIAQGKGLTDLDAKVSTVMEALERAVAGEPTVDLVRGTSSRLQAIGHKTDALNCLTALHKPDLGSDEETEWVAGVNILTGDEVYIPFEAVVLDRTRDARYWMSSDGLASGNNAEEAMFHGVLERIERDAHVLWQVGGEADRYAGCIDPRGFKDGALDGLIDKIETSGLALRLFDITSDIGIPCFTAMLGPGDPILGPRDLHGAGHIRLGDIRLVEVTGGTGAHPSPVRAAIRAVTEAVQSRLTYISGARDDISPATFSRSLPPLMRRAFDAVAAPPAAAIGNDGVAGHRQQDLAHLLQHVLDALRNRRIASVIAVRLSEDTLPFSVVKIVIPELENPEGARARRFGTRALSRAIGF, via the coding sequence ATGTCGCCGCGGGAAACTCTTTCCCGCGTCGAACCTCTTTTGGCCGGGTTCGGCATTACCAGGGTTGCGCGACATACGGGACTGGACGACATCGGAATCCCCGTCTGGTCAGCATACGCCCCGAATTCCCGCTCGATCGTGATTGCCCAGGGAAAGGGCCTGACCGATCTCGATGCCAAGGTCTCCACCGTCATGGAAGCCCTCGAACGGGCGGTCGCCGGCGAACCCACCGTCGATCTCGTCCGCGGCACCTCTTCCCGTCTGCAGGCAATAGGCCACAAGACAGACGCGCTGAACTGCCTGACCGCTCTTCATAAACCCGATCTCGGATCGGACGAGGAGACGGAATGGGTTGCCGGCGTCAATATTCTCACCGGCGACGAGGTCTATATCCCCTTTGAGGCGGTGGTGCTCGACCGCACACGTGACGCGCGATATTGGATGTCTTCGGATGGCCTGGCATCGGGAAACAATGCCGAGGAGGCGATGTTTCACGGCGTCCTGGAGCGTATCGAGCGTGACGCCCATGTGTTGTGGCAGGTGGGCGGCGAAGCGGATCGTTATGCCGGCTGCATCGATCCCCGCGGCTTTAAGGACGGCGCCCTGGACGGGCTGATCGACAAGATCGAAACATCGGGATTGGCGCTCAGGCTCTTCGATATCACCAGCGACATCGGGATCCCCTGTTTCACTGCCATGCTAGGCCCCGGAGATCCGATTCTCGGCCCCCGGGATCTTCACGGCGCCGGGCATATTAGGCTTGGGGACATTCGCCTCGTCGAGGTGACCGGCGGCACCGGAGCTCATCCGTCTCCCGTACGCGCGGCCATTCGCGCGGTGACGGAAGCCGTGCAATCCCGGCTGACCTATATCAGCGGAGCCAGGGACGATATTTCTCCCGCAACTTTCTCACGATCGTTGCCGCCGCTGATGCGGCGGGCCTTCGATGCGGTTGCCGCACCGCCCGCTGCAGCCATCGGCAATGACGGGGTGGCAGGACATCGGCAACAAGATCTGGCGCACTTGCTGCAGCATGTGCTCGATGCGCTCAGAAACAGGCGGATCGCTTCGGTGATCGCCGTGCGCCTCAGCGAGGATACGCTTCCCTTCAGCGTCGTCAAGATTGTCATTCCCGAGCTAGAAAATCCGGAGGGAGCGCGCGCCCGGCGGTTTGGAACGAGGGCGCTTTCCAGGGCAATAGGGTTTTGA
- a CDS encoding helix-turn-helix domain-containing protein produces the protein MKAKSPNSIDVYVGNRVRVRRKTLGMTQNGLAELLGITFQQIQKYEKGTNRIGASRLQRISEILRVPIGFFFENGGAGPIDGATNELNSFLSSKEGLALNKAFIAIEDPNIRQKLVALAKSLAVAGLSDGDNELQDSVVNS, from the coding sequence ATGAAGGCTAAATCGCCGAATTCGATCGACGTTTATGTTGGCAACCGCGTGCGCGTTCGGCGAAAGACGCTCGGGATGACCCAGAACGGCTTGGCCGAACTTCTGGGCATTACCTTCCAGCAGATCCAGAAATACGAAAAGGGAACGAATAGAATAGGCGCCAGCCGTCTTCAGCGCATATCCGAGATTCTTCGCGTGCCCATCGGCTTTTTCTTCGAGAACGGCGGCGCCGGACCGATCGACGGCGCGACGAATGAATTGAACAGCTTTTTGTCCTCGAAAGAGGGGTTGGCGCTCAACAAGGCATTCATCGCCATCGAAGACCCGAATATCAGGCAAAAGCTCGTGGCGTTGGCCAAAAGCCTGGCAGTCGCGGGATTGTCTGATGGCGACAATGAGTTGCAAGATTCGGTTGTGAACAGCTGA
- a CDS encoding class I SAM-dependent methyltransferase — MSVELDASTYVHAKPTTAHAYILPAVVDVLESHFDGSLEKDVFDLGCGTGGAAAALAGKGYYVVGVDPSSDGIAKANGKYPELPLNVGSAYDDLSREYGTFNAVISLEVVEHVYDPKAFTSTMYDLVKPGGIAVISTPYHGYLKNLALAAMGKMDDHFMPLKDHGHIKFWSKDTLSTLLLDAGFDNVRFDYVGRIPVFAKSMIAVARKPLRDGVGATLISEGIRTLRRVR, encoded by the coding sequence ATGTCCGTCGAGCTAGACGCAAGCACCTATGTTCACGCCAAACCAACAACCGCGCACGCCTATATCTTGCCCGCGGTGGTCGACGTGCTGGAGAGCCATTTCGATGGTTCTCTTGAGAAAGACGTCTTTGATTTGGGATGCGGTACCGGCGGCGCGGCAGCGGCTCTCGCGGGAAAAGGATATTATGTCGTCGGCGTCGATCCTTCCAGCGATGGCATCGCCAAGGCCAATGGCAAATATCCCGAACTGCCGTTGAATGTCGGCTCGGCCTATGACGACCTTTCCAGGGAATATGGCACCTTCAATGCCGTCATCAGCCTGGAGGTCGTTGAACATGTCTACGATCCGAAGGCTTTCACCTCGACGATGTACGATCTCGTCAAGCCGGGCGGCATCGCCGTGATATCGACGCCTTATCACGGTTATCTGAAGAACCTTGCCCTGGCTGCGATGGGGAAAATGGACGACCATTTCATGCCGTTGAAGGATCATGGGCATATCAAGTTCTGGTCGAAAGACACGCTGAGCACGCTGCTGCTGGATGCCGGCTTCGACAATGTTCGTTTTGACTATGTTGGAAGGATTCCCGTTTTCGCCAAGTCGATGATTGCCGTTGCGCGAAAGCCTCTTAGAGATGGCGTCGGAGCGACGTTGATTTCGGAGGGCATTCGTACGCTGCGACGGGTGCGATAG
- a CDS encoding TfuA-like protein, which produces MKIIFAGPSLPDAASLAGEGIRILPPATQGDVLAATEQGANVIGLIDGGFEYAAPVWHKEILHALSLGVAVFGAASMGALRAAECHPFGMIGIGRIFEDYRTGRLVDDAAVALTHAPSALGSKPLTVPLVNVRATLDVMEDRGLLARGVRQELEDAASAIFFKKRTWRAVVEQCGGLAERDRTDLLAALLSNAIDQKRIDALALLKAVQDARDIRSSADLPWKLHETSFLTRPAL; this is translated from the coding sequence TTGAAGATCATTTTCGCAGGTCCCAGTCTTCCCGATGCGGCATCGCTTGCCGGCGAGGGGATACGAATTCTGCCGCCTGCCACGCAAGGCGATGTCCTGGCTGCGACGGAACAGGGCGCCAATGTCATCGGCCTGATTGACGGCGGCTTCGAATATGCCGCACCGGTCTGGCACAAGGAAATTCTCCATGCTCTTTCGCTGGGCGTCGCGGTTTTCGGGGCGGCAAGCATGGGCGCGTTGCGCGCTGCGGAATGCCATCCGTTCGGCATGATCGGGATCGGCCGCATTTTCGAAGATTATCGCACCGGCCGGCTGGTCGACGATGCCGCCGTCGCACTCACGCACGCCCCGAGCGCGCTGGGCAGCAAACCGCTGACGGTACCGCTCGTCAATGTCAGAGCAACGCTCGATGTGATGGAGGATCGCGGACTGCTGGCAAGGGGGGTGCGCCAAGAGCTCGAAGATGCCGCAAGCGCGATCTTCTTCAAGAAGCGAACGTGGCGGGCGGTCGTCGAGCAATGTGGAGGGCTGGCCGAGCGCGATCGTACGGACCTGCTGGCAGCACTACTGTCGAATGCCATCGATCAAAAACGCATCGATGCCTTGGCGTTGCTGAAAGCCGTGCAGGACGCCCGCGACATTCGCTCGAGTGCCGATCTGCCCTGGAAACTGCACGAAACCTCATTCCTCACGCGCCCTGCATTGTGA